In Sphingomonas psychrotolerans, the following proteins share a genomic window:
- a CDS encoding LysR substrate-binding domain-containing protein, producing MFELSQLRCFVAAAEELHFGRAAQRLNMTQSPLSRQIQLLERILGITLLERTSRQVSLTPAGRVFLIEARRIVRLAESAALSARRVAKGDTGKVAIGFTAVSGYSLVPRIVAQARARLPNIDLELREMVSGDQVDALLTGLIDIGFVRPPVDRHEFDTLCVAREPLVVALPPGDPGLGKAEFALEDFDGEPLIMYSREGAGYFHNMLLRLFDDAGVSPLYIQHVTQIHSMLGLVQAGLAAAVVPQSASGLHLIDVQFRTLQTEPEAPVELHMAWRRDNANPALEPMRLLCAQIAGT from the coding sequence ATGTTCGAGCTGAGCCAGCTTCGCTGCTTCGTCGCCGCTGCCGAGGAACTTCATTTCGGCCGCGCCGCGCAGCGGCTGAACATGACCCAGTCCCCGCTCAGCCGCCAGATCCAGCTGCTCGAGCGCATTCTCGGGATCACCTTGCTCGAGCGGACCAGCCGGCAGGTCAGCCTGACTCCGGCGGGCCGCGTCTTTCTGATCGAGGCGCGCCGTATCGTCCGCCTCGCCGAGAGCGCGGCGCTTTCCGCCCGGCGCGTGGCGAAGGGCGATACCGGCAAGGTCGCGATCGGCTTCACCGCGGTGTCGGGCTACAGCCTCGTCCCGCGCATCGTCGCGCAGGCGCGGGCACGCCTGCCCAATATCGACCTCGAATTGCGCGAGATGGTATCGGGCGATCAGGTCGATGCCTTGCTCACCGGGCTGATCGACATCGGTTTCGTCCGCCCTCCCGTCGACCGGCACGAATTCGACACCTTGTGCGTCGCGCGTGAGCCTTTGGTGGTGGCGTTGCCGCCGGGCGATCCAGGTCTGGGCAAGGCCGAGTTCGCCCTTGAGGACTTCGACGGCGAGCCGCTGATCATGTATTCGCGCGAGGGGGCGGGCTATTTCCACAACATGCTGCTGCGGCTGTTCGACGATGCCGGCGTGTCGCCGCTCTATATCCAGCACGTGACCCAGATCCATTCGATGCTCGGGCTGGTGCAGGCCGGGCTCGCTGCCGCGGTGGTGCCGCAGTCGGCCTCGGGGCTGCACTTGATCGACGTGCAGTTTCGGACCCTGCAGACCGAGCCGGAGGCCCCGGTCGAGCTGCACATGGCGTGGCGGCGCGACAATGCGAACCCCGCGCTCGAGCCGATGCGCCTGCTCTGCGCGCAGATTGCCGGGACATGA